The Neurospora crassa OR74A linkage group I, whole genome shotgun sequence genome segment TTAGAGCAGTTATCAGATGGGGTCTAAGCTTTGGAGGCGGCATGGCACCGTTCACTCGGTCGTTCCCTTTcatgaggtaggtacctctaagtGGTGCCAGGGTATGCACTCACCTCTAGCGCGCGGTGCGGGGCCGTGAGTAAGCTTGCCCCTCGTGGGCCATGGCCCATCAACTGGACTGACTGCGGCAACATCAGCTTCAGTTTGAGGGTTGCAGGCAGTCTGCGCATCATTCGCTCCCAGGTGCCCTGGACCGGCCAGGTTCTAGGTTGAGGGAGGTTCACCCAAATGCCCGCACGCCGTAGAATTCCCATTCACTTTTAACCCCGAAACCTTGACCAAGCCTGCCCACTCTGTGCCAATACTTTCTTCAACCCCCATCAGCCAAAAACgcaatcctcttcttccacttttctcgtcgtcctcacagtctccttctccctcgctCAACCACCAACGCGACGAACTTGGAATATCGATTCACACTAGACGACCGCTACAATGGCATCTGATCACCATGGAGCGTGAGTGCCCCTCACCCCGCCAGTATCAGACATTGCGTGGTGGAGCTCAACAGCTTTTGGGGTTCGTTCGCATGACTCTGTGCGGATCAACCTTTTGGGCATGTTCGCCCGCCTGCGATTTCTATCTAAATGAGCCCCGCGAAGAGCTCTTATCAGGAGGACCTTTTGCTCTATGTTTGGTGGTTGGTGATTTGGAAGTGCTTGCTAACAAAAATGGCGTTGCAGTGCGGTAGAGCTCAAGGACAACACCGTCATCGTTGTCCTTGGCGCCTCTGGCGATCTCGCTAAGAAGAAGACCGTGAGTTCCTGCTTACCATTGGGCTACTTCATATGGCAATCGGCTGACGTGCAACTAGTATCCCGCGCTCTTCGGACTGGTGTGTATGCCCTCTTCTCGGTCGCCTCCGATTGAGGAGCTAATGTTATTGCTGTAGTACCGCAACCAATTTTTGCCCAAGGACATCCGGATTGTGGGCTATGCCAGAACTAAAATGGACCACGACGAGTACATCCGCCGCATCAAGTCGTACATCAAGACTCCCACGAAGGAGAGCGAGCAGCAGCTTGAGGAGTTCTGCTCCATCTGCACATACGTTTCCGGCCAGTACGATCGCGACGACTCCTTCCTGCAGCTCAACAAGCATTTGGAGGAACTGGagcaaggaaggaaagagaacaACCGACTCTTCTACATGGCTCTGCCTCCCAGCGTTTTCACCATTGTTTCACAGCATCTCAAGAAGTGTTGCTACCCCTCCAGGGGCGTTGCCCGTGTTATTGTAAGTCACTAATCGTATCCGTTGTTACTCAGCCCTTGTCTAACACTGCAACAATAGGTCGAGAAACCCTTTGGCAAGGACTTGGCAAGCTCTCGAGAACTGCAGAAGTCTCTTGAGCCCGActggaaggaagaggagatctTCCGTATCGACCATTATCTAGGCAAGGAGATGGTGAAGAACATTCTCATTCTGCGTTTCGGCAACTCCTTCCTTGGCGCTACCTGGAACAGGCATCACATCGACAACGTCCAAATTACATTCAAGGAACCCTTCGGCACCGAGGGCCGTGGTGGCTACTTCGACGAGTTCGGCATCATCCGCGATGTGATGCAGAACCATCTGTTGCAGGTCCTTACGTTGCTTGCCATGGAACGCCCCATCTCTTTCTCCGCTGAAGATATCCGTGATGAGAAGGTGCGGGTCCTCCGCGCCATTCCGGCAATCGAGCCCAAGAATGTCATCATTGGACAGTACGGCAAGTCGCTTGACGGAAGCAAGCCTGCTTACAAGGAAGACGATACGGTCCCCAAGGATTCCCGCTGCCCCACTTTCTGTGCGCTAGTTGCGTACATCAAGAACGAGCGTTGGGATGGTGTACCTTTCATCATGAAGGCAGGCAAGGCCTTGAACGAGCAGAAGACCGAGATCCGCGTGCAGTTCAAGGACGTCACATCGGGCATTTTCAAGGACATTCCTCGCAACGAACTCGTTATGCGCATTCAGCCCAACGAAAGTGTCTACATCAAGATGAACTCTAAGCTTCCCGGCCTGAGCATGCAGACTGTTGTCACCGAGCTTGACCTCACCTACAGGAGACGCTTCTCCGACCTCAAGATCCCCGAAGCTTACGAGTCCCTTATTCTCGACTGCTTGAAGGGTGACCATTCCAACTTTGTCCGTGACGATGAGCTCGATGCCAGCTGGAGAATCTTTACCCCTTTGCTCCACTATCTCGATGATAATAAGGAAATCATCCCGATGGAGTATCCTTATGGTATGTGATCACCAAGATGTTCTATGGAATGATACTCAGTACTAACATCGTCTAGGTTCTCGCGGCCCGGCTGTTTTGGATGACTTTACGGCTTCGTACGGGTACAAATTCAGCGATGCTGCGGGCTACCAGTGGCCCACAACCTCCGCCATGGGGTCGGGCATGAAGTTGTAGATTCGCAACGTTCTCACTATCCTCCCGTCGCTCCGGATGATGGATATGCTTTAGTACACGCGGTGTAATCTGCGTCATGGGTTGACAAAGGAAGGAGCTGTATCACGTCATGAGCAGACACGTTGGGACTAAATCTTGCTTCCATCTCCCCTGGGGTTTTTGTGCGTTTTCTTGTTATGTGATGCTAGGAAAAGCATCAAAGGTAGATTCATGAGATTCAAAAGAGGCATGTATGGGTTTATAGGTAACAGCGGGCATGGCTGTTGTTATGTCCTTCACGATCCGGAAAGAATAATTTCATGATGAGGTTTCTTTCGTATGGGTGTTGGGGATACAGGTGGTGACTTGGCACTCTGGTGCCTGGGGAAGGTCAAAGACGTCGTAGTATATCTTGATCATACTGGGCCAAATCTGAGCAGCCAACTGGTTAGAGAAAGCTTTATACCTTAACAGCAAGTTCTTTCAGACTGAGCGTTGCGCACAGTGCACTTTACGGTAATCATTGCTCTCCACCCTAAGTACGAGTGCAGTGTCAGTCCTACCTACATGTACGATGCCATAAGCTGATGTATTGAATTGCCAGCCAGGTAAAGCCTGGGCTCTTGTACCGTGTAACGCCACAGGCGGATACGACATGTACCAGTCTGAAGCGTAATTACATGCCGCCATATTCACTGTACAATACAGAGAGTACATCGCAGCATACATCGTAAGGTAACTATGTTTCTTGGCAGAGGCACAACAAGTCTTTTCCAGTTATACCTCGAAGTATGAGCTAAAATATCGAGTATATGTAATTTAACATAGAAACTAcataaaaaatagtaaactACGAGTATCCAAACAACTGAGCGTCTGCATGCGAAGTTGGTTACAACAAATTTTCGAAACTTTGATGGGCGCGGTCAGCCTGTGGGCTGTCTTCTCTTTTGTTGGTTGAAAGATCCACagcggtacgtacctaccttggcacttggtaggtacctaattGCTGGCTGGCTGCGCATTGGGTACTCCACCGGGCGAGAAGTGACGCCAGCCTCACTGGAGAAGGGCATTTCACCTACCACCATGAGGTGGATGGCCTGGGTCTTCCTCCTGGGGGCGCCCACCCGTCGCGGACTGCCCGACAGGGAGGACATTTGTCACTGGTAACCTGCCTCGCCTGCCAAACAGCCCGAGGCGGCACATCCACGACGAACCTTTCAAAGGCACCAGAGAAGTGATCCACGCGCACGCGCATTTCGACTTCCACTTGATCACCTGTCGCTTTTTCCTTGACCTCCGTTTCTAGCGTAAAATTCGACTTCTTTGACCGACTGGGGCAGGCGTCCCGTTTCAGACTCTCACCTACCGCCTTCTTCACTCTACGAACCAGCGCGTGTTGTGTTTTCGATCGACTTCCACTTTTGCGCACCTCCACTGCCGGGCAAATCTGAAACCCGCTGGCGACTCTTACTTTGACATCAACCACGATCCGAACACAGCGCCCTACTTTCGCCCACCAATGCAACTTTTTCAATCCGCTCGCCACACGAAGTGATGGGAAACTGTGCTGTCTGCGCCAATCTCAACGTTTGAGCTGCCGTTTGATGCGCGCTCCCCGGGGTCTCCTTGACGAAGAAATTCCCCAGTTGATATTCTTACCATTCGCCTTCTTTCGCCTTCGCTACAACTTCGAAATCATCAACACTTACATGGGAACGACTGTCACACGATCGACGATTACCCTGACATTCCACGAAAAGCTTCCGAGTTCCTGTTGTATTTGCCGAAGCTGTTTCGTTATCGACCGATTTCCGTCTTTACGTCCACAGTTCTAGGGATTATTTCACCAACGCACGACATTGGGGACGCTCCTTGGGCGAGGGTTGTTCGCGCGGCAGTAGGGCACGCGCAGGATGGAAAACGGACATATGAACGGAGTGCGCACCCATCACGACAGAAACTCGTGGACGAACGGCGTCAATGGAGGCGTGGCCAAGCGGGAGGGCTCGCCAGATAAGGGCAAAGCTCACGCAAACATGTCGGGCTCCTCAGTCATGATGAACGGCGGAGGTGCCTCCTTCATGGATGTGGACAGCCAACCGCCAGGCGGCACTAAATTCAATGATCTGCCTGACGAGATCCAACACATCACGGCGGATATCATGCCTCTAAGCCTACTCCTTACCAGATTGTCGCAGTGGACTCACACGAAGTTGCAAGACGAGATCGCATATCTTGCGTCCAAACCACTGCCACAAGGCGTCCTGAATGGCACAACCAATCACCAATCCGCGGACAATCACGACACATCGCAGGAAAGCCTCGAAAAGAAGGTTCACTTACTCAACTTCCTTCAGGATATGCATTCAAAATGGGTCAAGACCCTTGTTATCACCGAATGGAGCAGAAAGGCAGCTCAGGTTGGAGCCCTGATTGACATCAGGGTACATTTGTTGACCAAACAGGCCCACTACCAGGAACTCTTCTGGGAGTTGATCAGGATGAAGCAGGATCTCCACTGGGCGAAAGTGCCGGGCCCAGATTTGAAGACGGCCCTGGAAGTCCTGACAACTGGTCAAGCGTCCTGGATGCCCGAGGTAAGTTGATGGCCCAGATCATGCTCTGTAGTTTGATGTTCTGACAACGTTAGTTGGGATACATCGAGCCCCCTCCTATAACGtgggaggagaaagaggcgTTTATCGACAACATCAATACCATGCTCAGCGTACGACTCACCTTCGACGAACACGAAAAGCTACCGGCCGCTTTTCGGGACTACAACATCGCGAACGGAAGGGTCACGTTCAAAGTGAAGGGAGAGTTTGAAGTCGACCTGACGATCGGAGATGAGGACTTTGAGCAGCAATTTTGGTTCATCGACTTCCGTTTTCTTTTCACCCCTGCTCCGGCAGAGCTGTCGCATGGTGTGCGCACATTCCTCGAGAACAAAGTCAATACAATCCTAGGCGATCAGGGCTTGGCTGGGTGCTATAATTATCTTCATGAATTTGTGTTAACTCAGAAGATTATTGAGTTCCGTCGCCAGGCAACGGAACTCGCCATGGGCAGGTGGGTTGATACCCTGAAGGTCGAGAAACTCAACCGTGCCATGTCTATACAGTACTGGCTCAAGCCTCCGCATGGTCTGGAGGGTCCTTCTTCGCAAACTGCCAAGAGCTGGATTTTGCTAGGGGTATGGAGCGGAAAGGGCGTTGAAGGAGACCTTGATTCGAAGCCTTCAAGTTACATCAGCCTACGTTGGTTTC includes the following:
- a CDS encoding glucose-6-phosphate 1-dehydrogenase is translated as MASDHHGAAVELKDNTVIVVLGASGDLAKKKTYPALFGLYRNQFLPKDIRIVGYARTKMDHDEYIRRIKSYIKTPTKESEQQLEEFCSICTYVSGQYDRDDSFLQLNKHLEELEQGRKENNRLFYMALPPSVFTIVSQHLKKCCYPSRGVARVIVEKPFGKDLASSRELQKSLEPDWKEEEIFRIDHYLGKEMVKNILILRFGNSFLGATWNRHHIDNVQITFKEPFGTEGRGGYFDEFGIIRDVMQNHLLQVLTLLAMERPISFSAEDIRDEKVRVLRAIPAIEPKNVIIGQYGKSLDGSKPAYKEDDTVPKDSRCPTFCALVAYIKNERWDGVPFIMKAGKALNEQKTEIRVQFKDVTSGIFKDIPRNELVMRIQPNESVYIKMNSKLPGLSMQTVVTELDLTYRRRFSDLKIPEAYESLILDCLKGDHSNFVRDDELDASWRIFTPLLHYLDDNKEIIPMEYPYGSRGPAVLDDFTASYGYKFSDAAGYQWPTTSAMGSGMKL